CACACGCAAGGAGCATCTGGGCGCTGACAAGCTCCTGCTAACAAGAAAACCGGCATACGCTGCTTTTACTCGATCCTACCTTCAGCTGCAGCCTGTTCGTGGCTCACGGTGCTGCATCTCACCCGCTTTGGTAAGTCAGGAGGGGAGGATGCTTTGTACTGGCTGCATTTTCTCCCTGCCCAGGTAAGTCACGATGGACACAGTAAGATACAGAATGGCATTTTCTAACCGAGACATCAAAAAACTAATAGTCACCCAGGAACAGAGCGGTTCCCATTCTCCCTCAAGTTCTCCCACTTTGTTCAGGGGAGGAATTGGGATGCTGAGATACCCAGAGCCACACACGGATTCAACCCCAGTCTGCCCCACTCGTCCCAGTCCGCTGAAACCTCCCCGGGTGAAGGGTTCCCCCAGCATAGGGCATCCTGCAGCCAGCGCCTACGGCAATGCCGAGAGAGACTCGCACACCAAGCGGGACCGATAGGGCGAGGATTGTCAATATTTGCCCACTTTGGGTTCTCCAAAGGAGGGGCCCCATCGCGTGGGTACAATGGCCATAAAAGCGACCAGCGGCACCTCGGGCTCACCCAGACACCGGAGCTGCCACCACCAGGCATGAAGCTCTtctggctgctcctctgccGTGAGTACCCCGCGCCAGCTCTCACCCCGCCAGACGATGTGGTGCAGAAAGTCTGGCACTCGCAATTTCTCCCCATAAACAATAAACTTGGGGAGGGTGAAAATACTCAGTTTTGGTACAGAAGGGTGGGATGAGAGGTTGCTTTTCCCAATGCTCCTAACCCTCTGTCTCCAGTCGCAGGGCTGGTCCCCGCCAGCTGCAACGTGTTACAGTTTGGTGCAATGATTACATTCAAGACCAAGAAATCGCCGCTGTCCTACAATGGTTACGGCTGCTACTGCGGCTTGGGGGGATCCAAACAGCCGCTGGATGCGACTGACTGGTAAGTCGGAACCTGGAGAAGGCAGAGCGGGTGCGAAGGGACCGCTGGCTGCTGCTCTCGGGAGCTGCTGCACACCCGTGCACCTAACCCGGGCACAAACGCAAGATGTTTCTCACGGGGGCTGTGTACCACCAGATGTTCAGCACTGTGGTATtgtccccaccaccccccatcCTGCCCTGACCACAACTCTCGTGCTCCCAGGTGCTGCCATGCCCACGACTGCTGCTACAAGAAGGTGGCTTCCTCTAGCTGCAGTCCCAAACTGGTCATGTACGAATACACCACCTTGGGAAGCCAGATCATCTGTGGTAAGAGACAGCGCGGGGGCAGAGCCCCGACGGGGAGGGCACAACCAGCCACGCTCTCCTCCGAGATTTCCTTCACGCCTTCCTGGCTTGGAAACCATGTGCTGGGAAGGGGGTGAAAATGGGGGGAAAACACCAGGAATAGgataaacatttatttgctgGGACTATGGTGAAGTTTAGAGCTTGGAGACCTCCTGAAGAAGGAGGCTTGCTCTTCTCCAGGGGCCAAATATACAGGGTTTGAGGTGAGCCTCCCATCATGGATGGGGATCTGGCACTGCCACCTCGCCTTCCCCAGAGCAAACCCTGCCATTTCAGGGCGAGTGGATTAAAACAAAGCACTTCACGGTGATCAAAGCAAATACCTATACATACACaagcagataaaataaattaaatggtCCCCCCAGGGCCACGCATGGTTTGTAGCCAGGTAGCTCCATGCACCAGAGGTAAAAGAACTACCCAAGACACCCCAAACTCGGCATGGGGGCTGTGCACGCCACGGGGACGGTCCAAAAGTCACCCTGACTCTCACACCCTTCACCCCACTCCATCCCACCAAATTTCCCCAAATTTTCTTCCAGGATCCAAGACTTGGTGCAAAAGACAGAGCTGCGAGTGCGACAGGCAGGCGGCAGAGTGCTTCCAAAAGACAGCCAGGACCTACCACAACCCTTACAAGAATTACCCCTGGTTTCTGTGCAAGGGCAAAACTCCCTCCTGCTAGACACATCAGGCTCAAAGTTTGATGGAAACGGTCTAAATTGTGGGGGTTTTGCCTCCCCTGTGGCCAGGCAGGGCCTGGCCCAGCCTGGTGGCACCAAAAAGACGTCTGGCGCCTTTCCCCACAGCCGGTGCACAGGGAAAGCCTGCTCCTCACCattaaataaatcataaaaatgaGGGAATccctgcaaataaaaatacattttcaaaggcaatttGTAGAGCATGTTCAGTGTCCTGTTTGCATTCGGGAATTGATGGTGGAAGGGGTAGGAAACAGCATGGAGCATTCACGGCTGGTTTTCTGAAGTAAATATTTATGGCTGCACACAGTTTTGcacctttttcttaaaaaaacccatttccCAGAAGTGACATTTTAGCAGCCAACCAGTAAATCTTAAgagctttggaagaaaaaaaaataaaatcaccagAAACAGCAAGCAGCTGCCGCACCCTGACCCCAAACTCGGCCCCCCTCTGGGAGCTTGGCCGCAACACAGCCCCATCTCACTCCTAACGACTCATTAAACAATTAATACTCACTAAAGCCAAGGGGGACTGTAGTGGTGATGGTCTcaagggtttggggggggggtgtcttcCTTGCACCCCACCTCCAGGAGGGGCTGGAGCTGGCCAGGCAGGTCTCCTCAGGCCACAGCTCCCTCAGCCACCTCGTCCCTCACTGCAGCTGCACTCGATGCACAATTAGCCCTAACGAGCCAGGGCTGGCTCATCTCCAGAGAGGTCTTCTGCACACCTGCCCAGGGAGGGGGGTGAAAGAAAGGTGCTTCAAggtattttcttccagtttcacCTCAGCCTTGATGGCTCTGGCCTGAATCCATCAAGCACTTTGTCAGGAGCCACatccctgccccttcctcccgTAATCCTGGCGTCTTTGTGACTCCAAAACACCCgttttctccttttgctcattttctgaGGGCTTTGGGGTGAGGAGAGAGCCGGGCCAGAGCTGACGAAGCCAGTGCTGCCCTCTAAGGTTTGTGCCTGCAAATGGGCTCCGCTCCAGGCAACAGCAAGGAACGATCACGATCACACCACTCGACATGAGCATAAACCATCTCCGTTTTATACGACGCTGGAATACGAACATGAAGACCCCATACGTACAACTCCATTCACACCGTTCAGCTGGCACATCTTTGTAACCTTTATTGCATCCAAAAACCAGAAGTTTGGTAACAGAAATAGGTGCCCTGCTGAGTGTGCAAGGAGAAAACTCTGATGTAATTCCAACAGACTCCAGAAACAGAAGTCTTGTGGTTTCAACAGACTAGGTACAGGTACACCAGAAACTGAGGAGTACAGACAGAAAAGCCCTCCTGGACTTTGCGAGGCCAAGATGTGCTTGTGGACGGCAGACAAAACATGGTTAAATGCTTCAAACTTCCAGTTCAACTGAACTACTTACCTGCAGAGAcaggatttggggaaaaaaaaagtctagggAAGAGGATGGCGGCACACAGGATCATGGAGGAAGGGTGTGGGCAGGACCCCTGATTAAATCAGTAATAAAGAGCAATCCTCCTCAAATCCCAAGGGAATGCGGACTGCTCATTGTCCTATGACCGCATACCATGAAGCGGTTAGCTCCACCAAAGAATAAACACGATCTATGAATCACAATGTTCCTCTTCTCttatttctcttgtttctcGAGGCCCTTCCTCCTGCAAGGAAAATCCATGACCCGTTTACAAAGCAAATGCCCTGCCTACAAGTGAATTCCCTGAGGGGCCCTGTGTAATGATTCCCTAGAAAAAACACACACTGTAAGGGCAGGTGGAAATTTCAATagctaaaggaaaaatcaaacagacaaaatgaaagttttaacATCTTTGGATACAAAATGTTTGTGCACGTACAAAGCTATCCTGGCAAAAATAAAGAGTTTGACCGGTCTAACAAGACTTATGAGCCCAGCACATCAAGAATGTTTTAATCACATTACACttggaaatgaaagcattttcagcCACATATTTGGTTACAGGTATCAGAGGCCATGAGCTGAATGCCAGTGCCTCTCTGCTATTTCAGATGTGCCGGTGTTGCAGACCTGCCCGTTTATCCTGGACACGCATGAGGTGAGGTTTTGCAGGTCCCTTCACACCTAcaggagcagctcagctggaTACAGGACAACTCCCTCCACAGCTCCCCAGGCTTCGAACAACAACAACCCCCTCATCCGCTCtgcctcaggaaaacaaaaaaaccaattcATTCAGATCAATCATCTTATTCATAGCATACAACTGCAAATTCTTCCCATCTTTTTAACCTTGCAGAACCCACCCATTTTGGCATAAAACGGATTTTGCCAAAGTAGTTTTTCACGTTAAGAACAATACTGTGAATTCAAGGCTCACCTGTGCTCTTCCTACCTACAATATACTCCTCAGACTTCCCTCGGAGCAGTTACTCATGCCTACCACTGGCACTTGACATGCCGCCTCACTCGCCAGACACTATGTCCCACCATAAAGTATTAGGAGCTGCTTggtattactttttattttcaccaaGCTCATCACAGGAACCAAAGTAACTTCTTCACCAGCATTAAAGCCTGTTTTCCTACACCACCAGTACTTACAGtacagctccttttttttttagtcttcaaATGCTCTCGATGAACAGTAGCAGAACACACAAAGTAGTACTAGCTCAGATCTTGGCAGTTCAGtcaaaaaaggcatttatatGTCCATGCTGATTTGGAAACTTCAAAGAACGCATCGAATTCTTTCAAAAGCCGTTTTCCTTACTttcaaaaaatctgtttcttcctGCGCTGGTTGATAAGGTATCTCCTGTTACCTATTGTGTGTGTAAGTGTGCGTGTGCTTTCTTCAAGCTTAGTCCTTGATATAAGTCCAAAAACCTGAGTGAAGCTGAAATGCTGCAAGCCATCAATTGAGGGCCAAGTCCCACAGTCCTTACACTTCAGCTCAAATTCCCAGTCCTACAGCAGAAAGTATCACTGGATTCAAGCTGTGCATTCTACGGTACTTGGTGACCTTACTGAAGAGgaatttaagatgaaaaaaattctaccCTGGAAAAAGCTTGATTTATGAAGCGTGAAGTAGGCAGGGTTCCCAGTGATCACTGCTACTTGGAAGCTTGTTCCCAGAACTCTTGATCCTTTGGCTACACCAGTTTCATTTGGAGACTCACAACTATCAAGTTCCTGGCTTGTACTAAAGCTCTGGAGTAGCCCAAAAGCTCCAGAGTATGGCAAAGGAGTGGAGATTCCAGATGTCCAAGTAACAACACTCAACAGAAGTCTCATGCCTGCTCATGTCACATTTTGCTACCTCATTATACTTAGCAGATTGAATGAATCAGCTCTGCAGTCTCAGGAGTCCACTggcattattattgttatttttttaactcaaaagCCCTCAACAGCTAGCAAACAAGCTGATCTCAAACTTAAGCAAGCGTGGATGCAGTAATCCCATTCTCCCTTGATGTATTAATCACTTCTGAAACAGCCCAGTGCAACAACACAAGCAGTTCTAGTTAAATTAAAGCTTATCACTGGATTCTtgcatggggggaaaaaaaaaaaaaagaaaaaaaaagaggactcTCACGTTTGATACAGTGTTGGCTGACACACTTAGCTTTGGAAAGGATTCTGGGATTCTGTTCccttatttaaatttaaatataaaaaacccacccatGTTCCTGAGTTGAGAACTGTTAAGCTTTTCCTGACAGTAAGGTAAAATAAAGCTCCTCCAAGCATAACCAAGTAAAAAGttgttatataaaaaaaaaaaaaaaatctaagcacATCACGAGATGTCAAAGCAACTCTGACACTGCAATGTGAAGAGAAGGTTCTTGCCTTCATCTAATTCCAAAACTATAAACCCAAGTCTCTACTTTTTGTTAAGTTCAAACAACTCTTCTCACACACAGGTTGATGCAGAATTACTGAATAATTGTTCGCCCCACAACCAAAGGAACAGGAAGTTCACGGGTGCTTAGAGGTCTCCgcagaaacagattttcagataACACTTGGTACTTGGAAATTTACTTTAGGGGAGTTTTGTCTTCATcggttttatttgcttttctcaccAGAGCACTGAGAACAGATTCAGTCATATGTTTAGAACTGCCATGGCCTTCACCAAGGTGATGTGGTTGGTTGAGTCCGTCTCTCTCCTGCTGTTATCTGCACAGTTACTCTTGTTGGCCAAGACCTTTTGTCGGTGTCTTTCTTCCTGCCGCTTCTTCTTCTCTAGCCACTGCTgttccttcttttgttttttagatgcctgaaagagaaggatgaaaatacaaagttgaaaacacacattttctgttcagtcagggaaaaataatacaCTGGAAAGGAGACAAGCCGCTTTCAAAGCAGCTGCCAAAGAATGCCTATTCCAAACTACATATCAGGACTTTATTTTGTACCATTTTGGGCAGAGTGACACACGTcactattaaatatttatatctgaCAAGTCACAGCTGTAGCAGCAACAAAATCCGG
The nucleotide sequence above comes from Balearica regulorum gibbericeps isolate bBalReg1 chromosome 21, bBalReg1.pri, whole genome shotgun sequence. Encoded proteins:
- the LOC104640130 gene encoding group IIE secretory phospholipase A2; protein product: MKLFWLLLCLAGLVPASCNVLQFGAMITFKTKKSPLSYNGYGCYCGLGGSKQPLDATDWCCHAHDCCYKKVASSSCSPKLVMYEYTTLGSQIICGSKTWCKRQSCECDRQAAECFQKTARTYHNPYKNYPWFLCKGKTPSC